In a single window of the Bactrocera dorsalis isolate Fly_Bdor chromosome 2, ASM2337382v1, whole genome shotgun sequence genome:
- the LOC125775317 gene encoding odorant receptor 67d-like isoform X1, which yields MKTQKQPSDMYYKLLSVIRFCSRTIGVDITAEDYKINSNTYIVIGAIIAYYFCAINMIARYIRTDLTVLLDVFSPVSCTTQGAVKLMSALLYPKLYRKLATDIGQIYEKYQQMGREYEQKLLEWNKSMKKILFACAIVYSITAMLILSTPIVMYILKGERHLILLCEVPGFAADSYYGYWVNNAFNLLCVMIAAFGLYAGDLYLLLFLTHSIFFYDILVLKINDLHKLLEHEDKEDRQTRIVKDIVEWHQFYLDFNDTCNLLFFWTISAHIICTTTGILSTLLIIMLKDWPGAYTYLFVCFLWLYMYCILGTRVEICNDQFCTGVYDINWYALDVRNQNTIRLMLMQSQAPRNITIAGVEPLSVSTALKITRTIYSLVMMVLRLQNK from the exons ATGAAAACCCAAAAACAGCCGTCGGACATGTACTATAAACTACTTTCGGTTATACGTTTTTGTTCTCGAACCATCGGTGTAGATATTACCGCCGAGGAttacaaaatcaattcaaacaCATATATCGTTATTGGCGCAATAATCGCTTATTACTTCTGTGCGATAAATATGATTGCAAGATATATTCGGACAGATTTGACGGTGCTGCTTGATGTCTTTTCACCGGTGAGCTGCACCACACAAGGAGCGGTTAAATTGATGTCAGCACTTTTGTATCCGAAATTGTATCGAAAATTAGCTACGGACATCGGACAAATTTATGAGAAATATCAACAGATGGGAAGGGAGTATGAACAGAAGTTGCTCGAGTGGAATAAGAGcatgaaaaaaattctttttgcaTGCGCAATAGTTTACTCTATCACAGCCATGCTTATTTTATCCACACCCATTGTGATGTATATACTTAAGGGCGAACGTCATCTGATATTGCTTTGCGAGGTACCCGGTTTCGCAGCGGACTCATATTATGGTTATTGGGTGAACAATGCCTTCAATTTATTGTGTGTTATGATAGCCGCTTTCGGGTTATATGCCGGTGATTTGTATTTACTTCTCTTTTTAACACACTCAATATTCTTTTACGATATATTAGTactgaaaataaatgatttacaCAAATTGCTAGAACATGAAGACAAGGAAGACCGTCAAACTAGAATCGTTAAAGATATTGTAGAGTGGCACCAGTTCTATTTGGA TTTTAATGATACGTGCaatttgcttttcttttggacCATATCCGCGCACATTATATGCACCACGACGGGTATCTTGAGCACACTGCTCATCATCATGCTGAAGGATTGGCCTGGTGCTTATACCTACCTTTTCGTGTGCTTTCTCTGGCTATATATGTACTGCATACTTGGCACACGTGTTGAAATATGC AACGATCAATTTTGTACTGGGGTTTACGATATCAACTGGTATGCCTTAGATGTGCGTAATCAAAATACGATTCGCTTGATGTTAATGCAGTCGCAGGCACCACGAAATATAACCATCGCGGGAGTTGAACCCTTATCGGTTAGCACAGCACTCAAG aTAACACGGACAATTTACAGTTTGGTTATGATGGTGCTacgtttgcaaaataaataa